ATCGGTGCCGAAATTTTCCGGGTTTCAACCGTTTTATCATTACTCACAGGAAGAAACCCTCCCTTCCAAAACTACCTGACGATGTCGGGTAACATGACAATTAATATTTACAGCTGCGGGCAGCCCTGCAATATGCGTCGGAAATACCTCAATATTTACGGCCAGTGCTGTCGTCCGGCCGCCAAAACCCTGGGGGCCTATCCCTAAATGATTAATTTTGGTCAGAAGCTCCTGTTCCAGCCGGGCATATTCCTCAACCGGATTCGATTCCCCGATCGGACGAAGCAGGGCCTTTTTAGCCAAATAGGCAGCCTTTTCCATCGTGCCTCCGAGTCCAACTCCGACCACGATGGGTGGACAGGGATTAGGCCCGGCTTTATCCACCGTTTCCACAATAAAATTCTTTACTGCAGGCAAACCATCCGAAGGCTTAAACATTTTCAAGGCACCCATGTTTTCGCTGCCAAACCCTTTCGGTGCAATCGCAATCCCAATCTTGTCCCCTGATACAATTTCATAATGAATAACCGCAGGTGTATTATCTCCGGTATTGATCCTGTTAAAAGGATCTTTGACGATAGATTTACGCAAAAAACCCTTTTCATAGCCCCTGCGTACGCCCTCATTCAAGGCTCCCGTCAAATCTCCGCCGATAATATGCAGGTCCTGGCCGACTTCTACAAACAATACCGCCATCCCGGTATCCTGACATATCGGTATATTCTCTTTGGCTGCAATCTCCGCATTTTCCAAAAGCTGCTGAAGCACTTCTCTGCCCTGTGAGGATTCCTCAATGCCAAGAGCCTTGTTCAAAGCATCAATAACATCCTGATTCAGAATACAGTTCGCCTCAATACACAGTCTCTCCACTGCGGAAATCACCTCGTTGACATGAATCTCTTTCACAATTTACCTCCGCTTTTTGTCCGGAACACTTTTATTCAGTATAGCGCAAATACGGGATTCAAGAAATATAACTTTTAAAAAAGGTTTGCCGTCAAAAAAAAAACATCTTTGCCAGGAAGATCTTACTTCGACAAAAATGTTCGATACCGTTGTATTCGACTTTTATTCTTTTCTGGAAAGCCTCTCATATTTATCGGATAAGGTTTCCAGAATGCCGATAATACGCATCCGGTCTTCCTGTTCAAAAGATTCCAGAATACTTTCAAGCCTTTCGGTCCTTGTCTCAATTACCGATTTGACCAGTTTTTCTCCCTTGGGTAAAATATTAAGCCTTACGATCCTGCGATCCCGTTTTTCCCTGATTCGCTCCACATAGCCGGCTCTTTCCAGCTTGTCAGCCAGATCCGTTGCCGTACTGCAGGCTGAAGAAATTTCCTTGCAAAGCTCACCCATCGTAATCTGGCCCTTTTCAAAAATAATCGTTAAAACTTCAAACTGCTGACGGGAAATACCAAACTTTTCTGCAAAATCACTCTTTTGCCTTTGGGTAGAAACGGTGAGCCTCTGAAGCAAATGGTCAAGATGACCTGCTAACTCTCTGTTCTCTAACATGCGAACACCCCACCTCAAAAAATCAAATAGATAACCCCTATATATAAGTATATATTAGCACATATCATTTTTACAGTATTTTACCATATTCCGGAAATTAACACTAGTAAAATTTTCATAATTCAAATATTATTGATGATTTTAACGATAGGTGTTATATAATTAATATCATAACGTATCTTGATCCTTTCAACAAATGGTAAAATATTGAAGTTATTGTCCAAAAAGATTGATTCCGCTTGGGGATACTTCAGCAGTTACTTCATCATCCTGCACGGTCCCTGAGGCGTAGCCGATCAAATCATTACGGTACCTTAAGTTCTCCAGACCGATTCCGCGATAGGTTTGAATGTCCTGCCCCTCGACCCGGATCTTCACGATTTGGGCAGTTTGAAACTGAGTCAAGGTGTTGACTAAACCATAAAGAGCAGTTTCGGCCGAGACATTGCTGTAAGGCTCAAGGAATTCCTTGCTAAGATCTACTGTGGCAATGCCGTTTTTGATTCCAATGTCCAATAACACCGTCTGAGGGTTCACCATCGGATAAGCGCTTGATTTTCCGGCCGGCCCCAGCAGCCATTGGCTTACTGTTTCGCGAGCCAGGCTCAGTGTCTTGGGAATTGTTCGGTTCTCTTCGATTAAGACTTTTCCGTCAGCATCTGCGAAATAAAGTTTTACAGTTTGTTCCGTCTGCTGAGATTCTGTAGTCACTTCAACCGTGTCTTCCTGAGCAGTCTTATCCAGAAGTTTGCTTAAAGGAGCATTACCTCCGCCTTCCTTGATCAGATCATTCAGGATATTGCAGCCGACCAGAAGTGTAATGACTGCGATCAACAGAATGAAAGTCAGCAGCAGCCGTATTTTTCTCATAGGAAGTTCTCCTTTCTAAATAATAATAAAAATGTCCGCTAAAAAGAAATTTCTAAAAAGATAATATGCTTTGTCCCAAAGAAATAGAATTCAGGGAGGTCAGAAAATATGAAAATAAGAGCCTTGTTGGTTGATGATGAATCCCCCGCCCGTAAAGAACTGCGTTATCTCTTGAAATCATTTGAAGACGTGCTAATTGTTGGGGAAGCAGAAAACGCGCTTGAAGCCATGGAACTAATTGACAGTGTCGACTATTCCGTTATTTTTCTTGATATCAATATGCCCGGCTTAAACGGCATTGAACTTGCCAGAAAGCTTTCCCAGAGCCCGAAACAACCGGCGGTGATTTTTACGACCGCCCATGAAGAATTTGCTTTTGATGCGTTCAGTGTTCATGCTTACGATTATCTTCTTAAGCCGATTCATCCGAAGCGGCTTGAAGAAGCCTTAAATACGGTAAGAAAGCGTAAAACGCCTGCTCCAGGTCAACCTAAAGCTGAACCGGTCAAGGAGGATATCCCTGAATTCAAACCCCTGGAAGTGATTGCTGCTGAATATAACGGGAAAACCATCCTGATTCGGCCGGAAGAAATTATATATATTTCCACAGATAAGGACAATGTTTACGTCAAAACAGAAGCTGACTTCTACCTGACTCGTTATACGCTGCGGGATTTGGAATCCAGACTCGATCCAAAAACTTTTTTCAGAACCCACCGCTGCTATCTGGTCAATATAAAAAAAATGAGGGAGCTTGTCCCTTACTTTAATGGTACGTATACTGTGATCGTGCAGGACAAGGACAAAAGCGAAGTCCCAGTCAGCCGCACTCAGGCCCGCCGACTCAAAGAGATCCTTGGGATATAGTACCATGTTAACCCTAATCTTCATATATTGACAGCAACGCTTTATTGCGGAAAATTGCTGCCACTATATGATCATTATACGGTTAATAAAGTACTAGGGAAACACTGATTAAATCGCCCCCCGGACAAA
This genomic stretch from Dehalobacter restrictus DSM 9455 harbors:
- a CDS encoding LytR/AlgR family response regulator transcription factor, giving the protein MKIRALLVDDESPARKELRYLLKSFEDVLIVGEAENALEAMELIDSVDYSVIFLDINMPGLNGIELARKLSQSPKQPAVIFTTAHEEFAFDAFSVHAYDYLLKPIHPKRLEEALNTVRKRKTPAPGQPKAEPVKEDIPEFKPLEVIAAEYNGKTILIRPEEIIYISTDKDNVYVKTEADFYLTRYTLRDLESRLDPKTFFRTHRCYLVNIKKMRELVPYFNGTYTVIVQDKDKSEVPVSRTQARRLKEILGI
- a CDS encoding GerMN domain-containing protein, yielding MRKIRLLLTFILLIAVITLLVGCNILNDLIKEGGGNAPLSKLLDKTAQEDTVEVTTESQQTEQTVKLYFADADGKVLIEENRTIPKTLSLARETVSQWLLGPAGKSSAYPMVNPQTVLLDIGIKNGIATVDLSKEFLEPYSNVSAETALYGLVNTLTQFQTAQIVKIRVEGQDIQTYRGIGLENLRYRNDLIGYASGTVQDDEVTAEVSPSGINLFGQ
- a CDS encoding MarR family winged helix-turn-helix transcriptional regulator; translation: MLENRELAGHLDHLLQRLTVSTQRQKSDFAEKFGISRQQFEVLTIIFEKGQITMGELCKEISSACSTATDLADKLERAGYVERIREKRDRRIVRLNILPKGEKLVKSVIETRTERLESILESFEQEDRMRIIGILETLSDKYERLSRKE
- a CDS encoding fumarate hydratase, giving the protein MKEIHVNEVISAVERLCIEANCILNQDVIDALNKALGIEESSQGREVLQQLLENAEIAAKENIPICQDTGMAVLFVEVGQDLHIIGGDLTGALNEGVRRGYEKGFLRKSIVKDPFNRINTGDNTPAVIHYEIVSGDKIGIAIAPKGFGSENMGALKMFKPSDGLPAVKNFIVETVDKAGPNPCPPIVVGVGLGGTMEKAAYLAKKALLRPIGESNPVEEYARLEQELLTKINHLGIGPQGFGGRTTALAVNIEVFPTHIAGLPAAVNINCHVTRHRQVVLEGRVSSCE